The following proteins come from a genomic window of Gimesia chilikensis:
- a CDS encoding prenyltransferase/squalene oxidase repeat-containing protein, which yields MLLRLIAYPLGLLMLLSPALCRAQELDAQKKKTDESIQRAIQFLSKTQQPSGAWSFNSYGESTAATSLAIMAFMAAGYVPEEGPYGDQINRGIDWVLAHQADNGLVVHHKSHGPMYSHGISTLMLAEVAGMLTGEREKKCREVLERAVKLIVAAQNVPKDKRNAGGWRYNQTSKDSDLSVTGWQLLALRAAKNIGCDISADQIDKAVAYVRHCRGRNNMGFAYQPGGAPSATRTGTGILALEICGQHHTKDALEAGDYLVQRPLHPDEFYYFYGAYYCSVGMFQMGGEYWKKTRDTIMPQLLEMQKHDGSWLATKGSEKEAGKVYATSLAVLALAVEYQYLPIYQR from the coding sequence ATGTTACTCAGGCTGATCGCTTACCCGCTGGGACTGCTGATGCTGCTCTCCCCTGCCCTCTGCCGGGCACAGGAGCTGGACGCACAGAAAAAGAAAACTGACGAGAGTATCCAGCGGGCAATTCAGTTTTTATCAAAAACACAGCAGCCTTCCGGAGCCTGGTCGTTTAATTCTTATGGTGAATCGACGGCCGCGACCTCTCTGGCGATCATGGCATTCATGGCGGCCGGGTATGTGCCCGAAGAGGGCCCCTATGGTGACCAGATCAACAGAGGCATCGACTGGGTTCTCGCACACCAGGCAGATAACGGGCTGGTGGTGCACCACAAGAGTCATGGGCCGATGTACAGCCATGGGATCAGCACGCTGATGCTGGCCGAAGTGGCCGGGATGTTGACGGGTGAACGGGAGAAAAAGTGTCGCGAAGTTCTGGAACGGGCGGTAAAACTGATTGTTGCAGCCCAGAATGTTCCCAAAGACAAACGGAACGCCGGAGGCTGGCGATATAATCAGACGAGTAAAGACAGCGATCTGAGTGTGACCGGCTGGCAGCTGCTGGCCCTGCGTGCGGCGAAGAACATCGGCTGTGATATCTCTGCAGATCAGATCGACAAAGCGGTCGCGTATGTCCGCCACTGTCGGGGACGGAACAACATGGGCTTTGCCTATCAACCCGGCGGTGCCCCCAGTGCAACGCGAACGGGAACCGGAATCCTGGCGCTGGAAATCTGCGGGCAGCATCACACCAAGGATGCCCTTGAAGCCGGCGACTATCTCGTGCAGCGTCCCCTGCACCCGGATGAATTCTATTATTTCTACGGGGCGTATTACTGCAGTGTCGGGATGTTCCAGATGGGAGGCGAGTACTGGAAAAAAACCCGGGATACGATCATGCCCCAACTGCTGGAGATGCAGAAGCATGACGGCAGCTGGCTGGCAACCAAGGGGAGCGAAAAAGAAGCCGGCAAGGTCTATGCGACGTCGCTGGCAGTCCTCGCTCTGGCGGTCGAATATCAATACCTGCCCATTTATCAGCGTTGA
- a CDS encoding BatA domain-containing protein: MTFDFLNPMMLLGLLGLSLPILVHLLSRKKYDVVQWGAMQFLELGRRTRRRIRLEGWLLLAIRMLLVALITFALARPWISGGFLSQFISTQSRDVVFVIDGSYSMGWEGETTTPHSAAIQWVHRFLEELNPGDTISVIDARHQPRLVTESPTHNFAMVREKLNELPPPAGESNLANSVSKAIQILGKTSNLEREIIVLTDDQAFGWTPQDTLLWDQVNDLMQQSAVPIDLWATNVAGEKNEGLQTNLRVDQLTLSREVCVKNLPVRISTTIRYDGPEPTLICPVYFEIDGQRIKEKTQSIKIENHGEAAVEFQHRFEQEGTHVISVVLDPDNLPGDDRSDAALQVTSALPVLLVDGTPSFDPTRSEVFFANLALTAPTNRTPWIQTTVIEKDQLTADLLKNQAVVILANVDALTDVQAGALIDFVNQQGGGVMLALGDQVDPEQYQRQLFKAEGLIPVELKSKEAAQGLEFGNVIQIDSDSLQTPWLKRFRGEYANGLTAARFNHWWDLTLLDVEALPAEEQGDAADSSPSTAPQSIARLSNQKPLLVMMNHARGRVLLMTSSLDADWNNLPSKPDYVPFLHEAVFELSSGRVFRNLQLDEPIVVPVPGGTTIEQFTFLDPNGKPAVGTIDQAVNGATFQCTNTALPGVYQLNPKSDQNQELRSDRFVVNFDRSESNLTPLSEVEQKSLTDSYHFTFFKTLDELKQLMFSDVSETEFWRFLLLIFLLLMVGEMFLTRRLVQGGHVSLPEENQ; this comes from the coding sequence ATGACATTTGATTTCCTAAATCCGATGATGCTTCTCGGCCTGCTGGGATTATCGCTGCCGATACTGGTGCATTTATTGAGCCGCAAGAAATATGACGTCGTACAATGGGGGGCGATGCAGTTTCTGGAGCTGGGCCGCCGCACGCGACGACGGATCCGCCTGGAAGGCTGGCTTCTGCTGGCAATCCGCATGCTGCTGGTCGCATTGATCACCTTCGCGCTGGCCCGCCCGTGGATTTCCGGTGGTTTTCTCTCCCAGTTCATTTCAACACAGTCTCGAGACGTCGTCTTTGTGATCGACGGTTCCTACAGTATGGGTTGGGAGGGAGAAACAACCACGCCTCACTCCGCAGCCATTCAATGGGTGCATCGCTTTCTGGAAGAACTGAATCCGGGTGACACAATCTCAGTTATCGATGCCCGGCATCAACCGCGACTGGTAACCGAATCTCCCACCCATAATTTTGCGATGGTCCGCGAGAAGCTGAACGAGTTGCCGCCACCTGCAGGTGAATCGAATCTCGCGAATTCTGTCAGCAAAGCGATTCAGATCCTGGGGAAGACATCTAACCTCGAACGCGAGATCATCGTGCTGACCGACGACCAGGCGTTCGGCTGGACACCCCAGGATACCCTGCTCTGGGATCAGGTTAATGATCTGATGCAGCAGTCTGCGGTTCCGATTGACCTCTGGGCGACCAATGTTGCCGGCGAAAAAAATGAAGGGTTACAAACCAACCTGCGTGTTGACCAGCTTACCCTTTCGCGGGAAGTCTGCGTCAAAAATCTGCCTGTCCGCATTTCGACCACCATCCGCTATGACGGTCCGGAGCCGACACTGATCTGCCCGGTCTATTTCGAAATTGATGGTCAGCGGATCAAAGAAAAAACGCAGTCGATCAAAATTGAAAATCACGGCGAAGCGGCGGTCGAGTTTCAGCATCGCTTCGAGCAGGAAGGGACGCACGTCATTAGCGTCGTCCTTGATCCAGACAACCTGCCTGGCGATGACCGTTCGGATGCAGCGTTGCAGGTCACCAGCGCACTGCCCGTGCTCCTGGTAGATGGCACGCCCAGTTTCGACCCGACCCGTAGTGAAGTCTTTTTCGCCAACCTGGCACTCACGGCCCCCACAAACCGGACTCCGTGGATTCAGACCACGGTTATTGAAAAAGACCAGCTTACTGCAGACCTGTTGAAGAACCAGGCGGTGGTCATCCTGGCAAACGTCGATGCTCTGACTGACGTGCAGGCGGGAGCTTTGATTGATTTTGTCAATCAGCAGGGTGGTGGCGTCATGCTGGCTCTGGGGGACCAGGTCGATCCGGAACAGTACCAGCGACAGTTATTCAAAGCTGAGGGATTGATCCCCGTTGAGTTGAAATCAAAGGAAGCCGCCCAGGGTCTTGAATTCGGTAACGTGATACAGATCGACTCTGACAGCCTGCAGACTCCCTGGCTGAAACGTTTTCGCGGTGAATATGCCAACGGCTTGACCGCGGCGCGGTTCAATCACTGGTGGGATCTTACACTACTGGATGTCGAGGCCCTCCCTGCTGAGGAGCAAGGGGATGCGGCCGACTCCAGTCCTTCGACAGCCCCTCAGTCCATCGCCAGGCTGTCCAATCAGAAACCGTTACTGGTAATGATGAACCACGCGCGGGGACGTGTACTGCTGATGACTTCCTCACTCGATGCGGACTGGAACAATCTACCCAGCAAGCCGGATTATGTTCCGTTCCTGCACGAGGCGGTATTTGAACTTTCCTCGGGACGCGTATTCCGCAACCTGCAACTGGATGAGCCGATTGTGGTTCCGGTGCCGGGTGGGACGACCATTGAGCAGTTCACCTTTCTGGATCCCAACGGGAAACCAGCAGTTGGTACCATCGATCAGGCTGTCAATGGTGCGACCTTTCAGTGCACGAACACCGCTCTGCCCGGCGTCTATCAATTGAATCCAAAATCAGACCAGAACCAGGAACTGAGGTCCGATCGATTCGTTGTGAACTTTGATCGCAGCGAGTCGAACCTGACGCCACTCTCAGAGGTCGAGCAGAAATCGCTGACAGACTCGTATCACTTTACTTTTTTCAAAACGCTGGACGAACTGAAACAGTTGATGTTCTCCGATGTGTCGGAGACCGAATTCTGGCGTTTTCTGTTGCTGATCTTTTTACTACTGATGGTTGGGGAGATGTTCCTGACCCGGCGACTGGTACAGGGAGGACATGTGTCGCTCCCGGAAGAGAATCAATAA
- a CDS encoding DUF4175 family protein, with amino-acid sequence MDGQLDQFVNELKRQLGQLDRRIRSLALLRGLGFVILVLICLVTVQISLDFVFSLNNTARIALTSFSLTVLVGCLWFGMLRRVFHKRTPIELAAIVEESQSSLNERLTSVLELSVAHDDTSSSVMRERLARETIASLTNFNITDSVPSDRAMRFVMSAGIAIIIFLTPLLFWPDAYQLLISRSIVPWGNFGTVSSLYFEVEPGDGTVARGEDLQIIATPHWHTKQPGTIDEVWIAWEDAEGQPFSRRMDLDQAAGHYTTQFSRLLSGFTYSISSGSSRTKQYAIQVAEPPSITDTRVVITPPRYTGQAAEELTVLPSEIRVMEQSQIALQLTFDRPISQATLFYQYYASGAENNERPPVEEQPLNIGQDQLTAQLDLPVGNQSFVFHIEFHSKEGGLKNQTSEHLVKITQDRAPEIELSLYNQPEFYKPGETFSVPVKVLDDYAVNELELEIQKLDEKATVVKVPADKLGTSTVDHEFKIDLKELQADQADIFTYRIKAADNREVPGPNVVWSTPRVFGIDKNAEQQLSAGVVARQQKLRDELKKIQQEFKTHQEQVKQEIADLKDQKKQEALSPEDEQSLQELTKQERKLAQQLETVANEFLELPLYQKLAEQTQNLARNDFVQNHDTLKSAAAADNREQAQQELKPVPAAMQQTEKKIDDLVRQYEKLVELENDLHNLDRLAEETDHLANDMLAFNDKVESVKQQMQKPEEPQQADNQTPEKQNNPHQQLKLTPEMKQELSNEQAELKHRQSRLTKDLDDLLDRRPELVDAARNFQLKQLDSLVTQASQLVEPQQQLAEAMQQQAPVSAGRPLPRDAEAPEPAAPQGAAPQGNDAATPPAQPAAPANGDAPQNAATAAANNEPSTNSQPAETNMSNEPARAQAPSTTQEKMRALQQEQRNLADAAANFLLETAQKFGAESESTQKAAQMAREAIQAEQQANVGQFHEASQAANRAAQIADEIKEAQQARKEQQQNTERDAFLEEAERMAQLQGEVANKLAEASNSEEARKAAIQNSQQTLAQQTQELTRQFSEASQKLENDPIKLNKESRQADQSRKQTEQAGQSMQQAVDKLKQEDLAQAAKQAQQAAQALQAAAQQAQQSRKQQANDSPVPEKVGNQVTDAAQQLRQAQQQMEQNPEFKSALDQLMAQNEQQQSVPRDAESQPDSSNPADQKQEATESGEQQQAQGDSQSGQNGKSSESQQGQQGKNQSQQSAESGQAGKQSAQQQAAESLKQAAESLSQAATELKSKAQQGSDPGKGQQSQTASRNMAPGKGQGESEGGGARTNVDFSKLEMKLKAMSNRNWGELPGELDTEILQGSQSRTDPEYARLIKHYFEAIAKSKSDSK; translated from the coding sequence ATGGATGGACAGTTAGATCAATTCGTCAATGAACTCAAACGGCAATTAGGCCAGTTGGATCGGCGCATCCGCTCACTGGCTCTGCTGCGGGGACTGGGGTTTGTGATCCTGGTTCTGATCTGCCTGGTGACAGTCCAGATCAGTCTTGATTTTGTGTTCTCATTGAATAACACGGCCCGGATTGCCCTGACTTCGTTTTCATTAACGGTGCTGGTGGGCTGTCTCTGGTTTGGTATGCTCCGACGGGTCTTTCATAAGCGGACCCCCATCGAACTGGCGGCGATTGTCGAGGAATCGCAGTCGTCTCTCAACGAACGACTGACTTCTGTTCTGGAACTCTCCGTCGCTCACGACGACACGAGTTCCTCCGTGATGCGCGAACGCCTGGCGCGGGAGACCATCGCTTCGCTGACGAACTTCAATATTACCGATTCGGTACCCTCCGATCGCGCCATGCGTTTCGTGATGAGTGCCGGGATTGCCATTATCATCTTCCTGACGCCGCTCCTGTTCTGGCCCGACGCTTACCAGTTGCTGATTTCTCGCAGTATCGTTCCCTGGGGGAATTTCGGGACGGTCAGTTCACTCTATTTCGAAGTTGAACCGGGCGATGGAACAGTGGCCCGCGGCGAGGACCTGCAGATCATTGCCACTCCTCACTGGCACACCAAGCAGCCGGGAACCATCGATGAGGTCTGGATTGCCTGGGAAGACGCGGAAGGACAACCGTTCTCACGCCGGATGGATCTCGATCAGGCAGCCGGTCATTACACAACTCAGTTTTCGCGACTGTTGAGCGGATTTACCTATTCAATTTCCAGCGGATCGAGCCGTACGAAGCAGTATGCCATCCAGGTGGCGGAGCCTCCCTCGATCACCGATACGCGAGTGGTCATCACGCCGCCTCGTTATACCGGACAGGCGGCGGAGGAGCTGACGGTGCTTCCCAGCGAAATCCGCGTGATGGAACAGAGCCAGATCGCCCTGCAGCTGACGTTCGATCGACCGATCAGTCAGGCCACACTCTTTTATCAGTACTACGCATCTGGTGCAGAGAACAACGAACGTCCGCCGGTCGAAGAGCAACCTTTGAATATCGGTCAGGATCAGCTGACTGCACAACTGGATCTGCCCGTTGGCAACCAGAGCTTTGTCTTTCATATTGAGTTTCACAGTAAAGAGGGCGGACTGAAAAACCAGACTTCTGAGCATCTGGTCAAGATCACTCAGGATCGCGCACCGGAAATTGAGCTGTCTCTCTACAATCAACCGGAGTTCTATAAACCTGGTGAGACATTCTCCGTTCCTGTCAAAGTGCTTGATGATTATGCCGTGAATGAACTGGAACTGGAGATTCAGAAACTGGACGAGAAAGCGACCGTGGTCAAAGTCCCCGCCGACAAGCTGGGAACGTCCACGGTGGACCATGAATTCAAAATCGATCTCAAAGAACTCCAGGCCGACCAGGCGGATATCTTTACCTATCGCATCAAGGCTGCAGACAATCGCGAAGTTCCGGGGCCGAATGTGGTCTGGTCGACGCCGCGTGTCTTTGGCATTGACAAGAATGCAGAGCAGCAGCTTTCGGCAGGTGTCGTAGCCCGGCAGCAGAAACTGCGGGATGAATTAAAGAAGATTCAGCAGGAATTCAAGACACATCAAGAACAGGTCAAGCAAGAGATTGCCGACCTGAAAGATCAGAAAAAACAGGAGGCGCTCTCCCCCGAGGATGAACAGTCTTTGCAGGAGCTGACCAAGCAGGAACGAAAACTGGCTCAGCAGCTGGAAACTGTGGCGAATGAATTTCTGGAACTGCCCCTCTATCAGAAACTGGCAGAGCAGACACAGAACCTCGCCCGGAACGACTTCGTCCAAAACCACGATACACTGAAATCCGCGGCAGCAGCCGACAATCGAGAACAGGCGCAGCAGGAACTCAAACCGGTACCTGCTGCCATGCAGCAGACAGAAAAGAAGATCGATGACCTGGTACGCCAGTATGAAAAACTGGTCGAACTGGAAAACGATCTGCACAATCTGGATCGTCTGGCGGAAGAGACCGATCACCTGGCGAATGACATGCTGGCGTTCAACGACAAGGTAGAGTCGGTCAAACAGCAGATGCAAAAACCAGAAGAGCCGCAGCAGGCGGATAACCAGACGCCTGAGAAACAGAATAATCCGCATCAGCAGTTAAAACTGACACCGGAAATGAAGCAGGAGCTGTCAAACGAACAGGCCGAACTGAAACACCGTCAGTCCCGTCTGACGAAAGACCTGGATGACCTGTTGGATCGTCGACCGGAACTGGTAGATGCTGCCCGCAACTTTCAGTTAAAACAGCTCGATTCCCTGGTCACCCAGGCATCGCAACTGGTCGAGCCACAACAGCAACTCGCTGAAGCGATGCAGCAGCAGGCCCCGGTATCTGCGGGTCGTCCCCTGCCCCGCGATGCGGAAGCGCCTGAACCAGCGGCCCCACAGGGTGCAGCACCTCAGGGCAACGATGCAGCGACACCTCCGGCTCAGCCCGCGGCCCCGGCGAATGGTGATGCACCGCAAAACGCCGCCACCGCCGCTGCGAACAACGAGCCGTCTACGAACAGTCAGCCTGCCGAAACCAACATGAGCAACGAGCCTGCCCGGGCACAGGCACCATCTACGACTCAGGAAAAAATGCGTGCCCTGCAACAGGAGCAACGAAACCTGGCGGATGCCGCAGCGAACTTCCTGCTGGAGACTGCCCAGAAGTTTGGCGCCGAATCAGAGTCGACACAAAAGGCGGCTCAGATGGCACGCGAAGCGATCCAGGCAGAACAGCAGGCCAATGTGGGGCAGTTCCACGAAGCGAGCCAGGCTGCAAATCGGGCTGCCCAGATTGCGGATGAAATCAAGGAAGCACAACAGGCACGCAAAGAACAGCAGCAGAATACCGAACGGGATGCGTTCCTCGAAGAAGCAGAACGGATGGCACAACTGCAGGGCGAAGTTGCGAACAAGCTGGCAGAAGCATCCAATTCGGAAGAGGCACGGAAGGCAGCGATCCAGAATTCTCAACAGACACTGGCTCAGCAGACCCAGGAATTAACGCGACAGTTCTCTGAGGCTTCGCAGAAGCTGGAAAACGATCCGATTAAACTGAATAAAGAGAGCCGCCAGGCAGATCAGAGTCGCAAGCAGACTGAACAGGCTGGTCAGTCAATGCAACAGGCGGTCGATAAGCTGAAACAGGAAGACCTGGCACAGGCTGCGAAACAGGCGCAGCAGGCAGCTCAGGCATTACAGGCTGCCGCCCAACAGGCACAGCAGTCTCGCAAGCAGCAAGCCAATGATTCGCCGGTTCCCGAAAAGGTCGGCAACCAGGTCACCGATGCTGCTCAACAACTCCGCCAGGCACAGCAACAGATGGAGCAGAACCCCGAATTCAAAAGTGCCCTGGATCAACTGATGGCTCAAAACGAACAGCAGCAATCCGTTCCCCGCGATGCCGAGTCACAGCCGGACTCGTCGAATCCAGCCGACCAGAAACAGGAAGCAACCGAATCGGGCGAGCAGCAGCAGGCTCAGGGTGATTCCCAATCAGGTCAGAATGGGAAATCCTCCGAAAGCCAACAAGGCCAGCAGGGGAAAAACCAGAGTCAACAGTCGGCAGAATCGGGTCAGGCTGGAAAACAGTCTGCCCAGCAGCAGGCGGCCGAATCGCTCAAACAGGCAGCGGAATCCCTTTCCCAGGCAGCGACGGAATTGAAGTCGAAAGCGCAGCAGGGTTCCGATCCCGGTAAGGGTCAGCAGTCCCAGACCGCTTCCCGCAATATGGCCCCCGGTAAGGGTCAGGGAGAAAGCGAAGGGGGCGGTGCCCGCACGAATGTGGACTTCAGTAAACTGGAAATGAAGCTGAAAGCCATGTCCAATCGAAACTGGGGTGAGCTGCCCGGCGAACTGGATACCGAGATTCTGCAAGGCTCGCAAAGCAGAACTGATCCCGAATACGCCCGCTTGATCAAACATTATTTTGAAGCCATCGCCAAATCGAAATCCGACAGCAAATAA